One genomic segment of Panicum virgatum strain AP13 chromosome 2N, P.virgatum_v5, whole genome shotgun sequence includes these proteins:
- the LOC120658324 gene encoding uncharacterized protein LOC120658324: MQCMAQEGSEASVASSPPPPPPSASSSSTSSAAAASWWRDNMHPAAYGAWPPPPAAARWPLMAAHHGRTTSSGGADDDLSASNAAMTSFTNTSTTNHSGLSMDSSVPGAAAAAESHLWNQVLMGAGGEVGRSMQAVHDAHDDSENFLELLNSRTLAPELFAEPPACDYLKKMEYGSSHGGGGWPEHQFTAAALEKHLSSGYGAALAHHHHHHAAAGAPERLTANLSDLVSNWSIAPPNPCLGDAHHRAGAGAACDNAAVAGLGHGAKAGLFLDSGGLCKHEMGGHGAMLQEAGSGSGAGGQEFLRPAGYSSMLGLSSSRTMYGGSGPAMDVPWGNNAGAARSLSDLISFGGAPLGKPEQPAATAPKAQAAEYKKQGQEISISSRAKTSSGGGSKGSSEGKKKRSEEQQGSDGNTKKSKNNEASSPTSSVKASQVPKVKLGDKITALQQIVSPFGKTDTASVLYEAINYIKWLHEQVQLLSDPYMKTSSSKDYNAWGGLDRKEKSEAEMDLRSRGLCLVPVSCTPQVYRDNNGPDYWTPPYRSCLYR, encoded by the exons atgcAGTGCATGGCGCAGGAGGGCTCCGAGGCCTCCGTcgccagctcgccgccgccgcccccgccgtcggcctcctcgtcgtccacgtcctccgcggccgcggcctcctGGTGGCGCGACAATATGCACCCGGCGGCCTACGGCGCCTGGCCGcccccgcccgcggccgcgcgctgGCCCCTGATGGCGGCGCACCACGGCCGGACGACGTcctccggcggcgccgacgacgaccTCTCGGCCTCCAACGCCGCCATGACGTCCTTCACCAACACCTCCACTACCAACCACTCCGGCCTCAGCATGGACTCCTccgtccccggcgccgccgccgccgccgagagcCACCTCTGGAACCAAGTCCTCAT gggcgccggcggcgaggtcgggagGAGCATGCAGGCCGTGCACGACGCCCATGACGACAGCGAGAACTTCCTCGAGCTGCTCAACTCGAGGACGCTCGCGCCGGAGCTCTTCGCCGAGCCGCCGGCCTGCgactacctcaagaagatggagTACGGCagcagccacggcggcggcggatggccgGAGCACCAGTTCACGGCGGCCGCGCTGGAGAAGCACCTGAGCTCCGGCTACGGCGCCGCGCtcgcgcaccaccaccaccaccacgcggcggccggcgcgccggaGCGGCTCACGGCGAACCTGTCCGACCTCGTGAGCAACTGGTCCATCGCGCCGCCCAACCCGTGCCTCGGCGACGCGCAccaccgcgccggcgccggcgcggcatgCGATAACGCCGCGGTGGCCGGCTTGGGCCACGGCGCCAAGGCCGGCTTGTTcctggactcgggcggcctctgcAAGCACGAGATGGGCGGCCACGGCGCGATGCTGCAGGAAGCAGGCAgtggcagcggcgccggcggccaggagttcCTCCGGCCCGCGGGGTACAGCTCCATGCTCGggctcagcagcagcaggacgaTGTACGGCGGTTCCGGCCCCGCCATGGACGTGCCGTGGGGCAACAatgccggcgcggcgaggagccTGTCGGACCTGATATCTTTCGGCGGAGCGCCGCTGGGAAAGCCGGAGCAGCCGGCGGCCACGGCACCCAAGGCGCAGGCGGCGGAGTACAAGAAGCAAGGGCAGGAGATCTCGATCTCGTCGCGG GCGAAGACgagtagcggcggcggcagcaagggGAGCtcggaggggaagaagaagagatcgGAGGAGCAGCAGGGGTCGGATGGGAACACCAAGAAGTCCAAGAATAATGAGGCCTCCTCACCCACGTCGTCTGTCAAG GCATCGCAGGTGCCGAAAGTGAAGTTAGGAGACAAGATCACTGCACTGCAACAGATCGTTTCACCATTTGGAAAG ACCGATACGGCATCAGTTCTGTATGAGGCGATAAATTACATCAAGTGGCTGCATGAACAAGTGCAG TTGCTGAGTGATCCATACATGAAGACAAGTAGTAGCAAG GATTACAATGCATGGGGAGGGCTGGATAGGAAGGAGAAGTCAGAAGCAGAGATGGACCTGCGAAGTAGAGGCCTGTGCTTGGTACCTGTCTCATGCACGCCCCAAGTGTACAGGGATAACAATGGCCCTGACTACTGGACGCCGCCGTATAGAAGCTGCTTATACCGATAA